A DNA window from Zingiber officinale cultivar Zhangliang chromosome 3A, Zo_v1.1, whole genome shotgun sequence contains the following coding sequences:
- the LOC122052057 gene encoding dihydropyrimidine dehydrogenase (NADP(+)), chloroplastic-like, giving the protein MATTSLRSSVGSSSSLGPRAAVPPLDIRPRRVRMAAKAATGAEDGAVSGPDLRVRVNGLELPNPFVIGSGPPGTNYTVMKRAFDEGWGAVIAKTVSLDAAKVVNVTPRYARLRAGSNGSAKGPIIGWENIELISDRPLEIMLNEFKQLKEEYPDRVLIASIMEEYNKEAWQELIERVEETGVDALEINFSCPHGMPERKMGAAVGQDCALLEEVCGWINEKATVPVWAKMTPNITDISQPARVALKSGCEGVSAINTIMSVMGINLNTLHPEPCVEGYSTPGGYSAKAVHPIALGKVMQIAKMMQSDFPNGDFSLSGIGGVETGGDAAEFILLGSNTVQVCTGVMMHGYGVVKKLCAELQEFMSKHNFSSIEDFRGVSLQYFTTHTDLVRRQQDAIRQRKAIKKGLQSDKDWTGDGFVKETESMVSN; this is encoded by the exons ATGGCGACAACGTCTCTGAGGAGCTCGGTGGGTAGTAGCTCGTCGCTGGGGCCGCGGGCGGCGGTCCCTCCGCTGGATATCCGGCCCCGGCGGGTGCGGATGGCGGCCAAGGCAGCGACCGGAGCGGAGGATGGCGCCGTCTCCGGGCCGGATCTGCGAGTGCGCGTCAACGGACTGGAGTTGCCGAATCCCTTCGTCATCGGGTCCGGGCCGCCGGGGACCAACTACACCGTCATGAAGAGGGCCTTCGATGAAGGGTGGGGCGCCGTCATCGCTAAAACG GTTTCTTTGGATGCTGCAAAAGTAGTAAATGTGACCCCTCGTTATGCTCGACTTCGAGCAGGATCAAATGGATCGGCAAAGGGTCCAATTATTGGATGGGAGAATATTGAACTTATTAGCGACCGTCCTCTCGAAATTATGTTAAATGAATTCAAGCAATTAAAAGAGGAATATCCTGATAGGGTACTCATTGCTTCAATCATGGAAGAATACAATAAAGAGGCTTGGCAGGAACTTATTGAGCGTGTGGAGGAAACAGGAGTG GATGCTCTTGAGATCAATTTTTCTTGTCCTCATGGCATGCCTGAGAGGAAGATGGGTGCAGCGGTGGGGCAAGACTGTGCACTTCTGGAGGAGGTATGTGGATGGATAAATGAGAAAGCAACTGTGCCTGTATGGGCAAAGATGACACCCAACATAACGGATATTAGTCAG CCAGCTAGAGTGGCTCTTAAATCAGGTTGTGAAGGAGTGTCTGCTATCAACACAATAATGAGCGTAATGGGGATCAATCTCAATACTTTACATCCTGAACCTTGTGTCGAGGG ATATTCCACACCTGGTGGTTACTCTGCAAAGGCTGTCCATCCTATTGCACTTGGGAAAGTTATGCAGATTGCAAAAATGATGCAATCAGATTTTCCCAATGGAGATTTCTCACTTTCTGGAATCGGAGGGGTTGAGACTGGTGGTGATGCTGCTGAATTTATTTTATTAGGATCAAACACTGTTCAG GTATGCACTGGAGTGATGATGCATGGCTATGGCGTTGTGAAGAAGCTTTGTGCCGAGTTGCAGGAGTTCATGAGCAAACACAACTTTTCATCCATAGAAGATTTCCGGGG GGTCTCCCTTCAGTACTTCACCACCCACACCGATTTGGTGAGGCGGCAGCAGGACGCAATACGACAAAGAAAAGCCATAAAGAAGGGGCTGCAATCAGACAAAGACTGGACTGGGGATGGTTTTGTGAAGGAGACTGAGAGCATGGTCTCCAATTAG